One genomic region from Saprospiraceae bacterium encodes:
- the gndA gene encoding NADP-dependent phosphogluconate dehydrogenase produces the protein MAVIYFVMGVSGSGKTTIAQRLSELKNIPLFDADDFHSTENKAKMSAGQPLNDEDRKGWLDTLNKLAIKQSHADGAVIACSALKESYRKILTQRVPVDVRWIVLMGGFELIHQRMTARVDHFMPAGLLTSQLESMEYPPYGIHIDIGQSPAGMMDLILHNESLSEFGLAGLGVMGKSLARNLGAHGLKLSLFNQHVAGKEENVALNSIAQFEELRSAKGFDLIEPFVQSLSKPRKIFLMVPAGKVVDHMITALLPYLSPGDIVMDGGNSHFKDTERRHEALKSNHIHFVGIGVSGGEQGALTGPAIMPGGDEVAYDSIKPILNAIAAKDHQGLPCSTYIGPGGAGHFVKMIHNGIEYAEMQILAEVYWILKKGLGFDNEQIALSLEEWNKKSAASYLLEITYKILRHKTGIDYTLDLIADLSGSKGTGSWSLTAAAELGMSANLISESLFARFVSSLKTERKQAASFAEIEIKPVAITLDQLYEAFELARLINHHQGFEIMRTASEQYGWNLNLSEVARIWTNGCIIRSVLMQSIQTTIIGEQNLLVAQKQAVGEQRAALAQVVANSLSSGIPIPALSAALNFILAYSSENLPANLIQAQRDFFGAHTYRKQDDPYGISYHTEWE, from the coding sequence ATGGCCGTGATTTATTTTGTAATGGGTGTCTCCGGATCTGGCAAAACCACTATCGCCCAGCGACTTTCCGAACTAAAAAACATACCTCTATTTGATGCTGATGACTTTCATTCGACAGAAAATAAAGCCAAAATGAGCGCCGGCCAGCCACTGAACGATGAAGATCGCAAAGGCTGGCTGGATACATTGAACAAACTCGCTATAAAACAATCCCACGCTGATGGTGCAGTCATAGCTTGCTCAGCGCTGAAAGAATCCTACCGTAAGATATTGACACAAAGAGTACCTGTAGATGTACGTTGGATCGTGCTTATGGGAGGGTTTGAGCTTATTCATCAGAGGATGACTGCCCGTGTAGACCATTTTATGCCTGCCGGCCTTTTAACCTCGCAGTTAGAATCGATGGAATACCCTCCTTATGGCATTCATATTGATATAGGCCAGTCTCCTGCCGGCATGATGGACCTCATCCTACATAATGAATCCTTATCCGAGTTTGGCCTGGCTGGATTAGGTGTGATGGGTAAGAGCCTGGCTCGAAACCTAGGAGCACATGGCCTGAAGTTGTCACTGTTTAATCAACATGTAGCTGGCAAAGAGGAAAATGTTGCCTTGAATTCAATAGCCCAGTTTGAAGAATTGCGATCTGCCAAAGGATTTGATCTCATCGAGCCCTTCGTGCAATCCCTGAGCAAGCCCCGAAAAATCTTTTTGATGGTACCTGCAGGAAAAGTCGTAGACCATATGATCACCGCGTTATTGCCTTACCTATCACCGGGAGACATCGTAATGGATGGAGGCAATTCTCATTTTAAAGATACCGAGCGGCGACATGAAGCACTGAAATCAAACCATATTCACTTTGTGGGCATTGGTGTATCAGGGGGTGAGCAAGGTGCACTGACAGGGCCTGCCATTATGCCTGGTGGTGATGAAGTCGCCTATGATTCTATCAAACCTATCCTCAATGCGATTGCTGCCAAAGACCATCAGGGATTACCCTGCAGTACTTATATTGGCCCAGGAGGTGCTGGCCATTTCGTCAAAATGATCCACAATGGCATCGAATATGCAGAGATGCAGATATTGGCTGAGGTCTACTGGATTTTGAAAAAAGGTTTGGGATTTGATAATGAACAGATAGCCTTATCCCTGGAAGAATGGAACAAAAAATCAGCTGCTAGCTACCTACTTGAAATCACCTATAAAATCCTACGCCATAAGACAGGCATTGATTATACTCTGGACCTGATTGCAGACCTCAGTGGCAGTAAAGGGACCGGAAGCTGGAGCCTCACAGCAGCGGCAGAATTGGGCATGTCCGCCAATTTGATCAGTGAGTCATTGTTTGCAAGATTCGTCTCATCACTTAAAACTGAGAGAAAACAAGCTGCTTCCTTTGCAGAGATCGAGATCAAACCGGTCGCCATCACCCTCGATCAACTGTATGAGGCATTCGAATTGGCGCGCCTCATCAATCATCACCAGGGGTTTGAGATCATGCGCACAGCTAGTGAACAATATGGGTGGAATCTCAATTTATCAGAAGTAGCCCGGATCTGGACCAATGGGTGTATCATCCGATCAGTATTAATGCAATCTATACAAACTACTATCATTGGGGAACAAAACCTATTAGTGGCTCAAAAGCAGGCTGTGGGTGAACAGAGAGCTGCACTGGCTCAGGTAGTGGCCAATAGTTTGTCTTCCGGCATCCCTATACCAGCCTTGTCTGCCGCGTTAAATTTTATTTTAGCTTATAGTTCAGAAAATTTGCCCGCAAACTTAATTCAGGCTCAGCGGGATTTTTTTGGCGCCCATACTTATCGTAAGCAAGACGACCCATATGGTATATCCTATCATACAGAGTGGGAATGA
- a CDS encoding sugar phosphate isomerase/epimerase, with protein sequence MLRRKFLESTTVGLMGMPLLSTGSLLNHQNWIMKSDISLAQWALVDEVKSGKWKNLDFPKIAREDFGLNGIEFVNTLFEVPTEGYLKKLKANAATHGVTMVLIMVDDEGDGASDTSAGRKQFDINHRKWIDIAHYLGCHAIRTNCRGPKDADKKEALKWAIESYSMLLDYTKSSGIKVVIENHGGVSNDPDWMVSLMKSINHPLFGTYPDWRSPSPEFDNVTYLEKMLPYAMGMSYRNQPTEELTARMIKMSKEGGYIGWYGIESTGRDAIHQGISLLKKYL encoded by the coding sequence ATGCTAAGGCGAAAATTTTTGGAGTCCACGACTGTAGGCTTGATGGGCATGCCTTTACTTTCGACCGGCAGCTTGTTGAATCATCAAAACTGGATTATGAAATCAGATATCTCTCTAGCCCAATGGGCTTTGGTCGACGAAGTCAAATCCGGCAAATGGAAAAACCTGGATTTTCCTAAAATTGCCCGGGAAGACTTTGGCTTGAATGGCATCGAATTTGTCAATACCTTGTTTGAGGTCCCTACGGAAGGATACTTAAAAAAATTAAAGGCCAATGCCGCCACGCATGGCGTTACTATGGTCCTGATCATGGTCGATGATGAAGGTGATGGCGCCTCAGACACCAGTGCTGGCCGTAAACAATTCGATATCAACCATCGCAAGTGGATCGACATCGCACATTATCTTGGCTGTCATGCTATCCGCACCAATTGTCGTGGTCCCAAGGATGCTGACAAAAAGGAAGCGCTCAAATGGGCGATCGAATCCTACAGTATGTTACTCGATTACACCAAGTCCTCCGGTATAAAAGTCGTCATTGAAAATCATGGTGGTGTGTCCAATGATCCTGATTGGATGGTCTCCTTAATGAAATCCATTAATCATCCGCTCTTTGGTACCTATCCAGATTGGCGGAGCCCCAGTCCGGAGTTTGACAATGTGACTTACCTTGAAAAAATGTTGCCCTATGCTATGGGAATGTCTTATCGAAATCAACCAACAGAAGAGCTCACTGCACGGATGATTAAGATGTCTAAAGAGGGAGGTTATATCGGATGGTATGGCATAGAATCCACAGGCAGAGACGCTATCCATCAGGGTATCAGTCTGTTGAAGAAATACTTATGA
- a CDS encoding Gfo/Idh/MocA family oxidoreductase: MKKKINRRAFLENTSTASVGALAFHIVPGRVLGGWRHIAPSDKLNIAYIGCGTQGLREMCQLIQNPKIQINAVCDVNKMSTNYVDWSPNGIRDGIRKVLGDDTWGANFKGIPGGRDIGKNVVDQYYNKVNNKSNTNCAAYEDFRELFIKEKDFDAVKIMTPDHLHGYISIEAMKHGKQVVIHKPIANRMYEAKKTIQTAKETGMSTHLLAWAKFKGLEQINTWIQEGQIGDLKEIHNWSNRPVWPQWTSNPSDTPPVPDGFNWDLWLGPVPDRPYHPNYTFNVFRGWYDFGGGSIADMGHYSLWPLFLTIGVESAPLSAEATGTTTSAIENQVCKVVQNEVAFPYSTSVKFKFPRQSRLPAFDLFWYDGGIRPSTPEEMGDTNLEREGMMFKGDQGMITAGFRGENPKLINKDNKFNNAPLPRETSDRKDDYWIDAFKNKKESPGSFLLAGPVTETILLGAVSMRAKKRLKYDSASMKITNDEAANKYLYREYRKGWEL; the protein is encoded by the coding sequence ATGAAAAAGAAAATCAATCGTCGAGCTTTTCTGGAAAATACTTCCACGGCCTCAGTAGGAGCACTGGCATTTCACATCGTGCCTGGTAGGGTACTTGGAGGCTGGCGTCATATTGCTCCGAGTGACAAACTCAATATCGCTTATATCGGTTGTGGGACACAAGGTCTTAGAGAAATGTGTCAGCTTATCCAAAATCCCAAAATTCAAATCAATGCTGTCTGTGATGTAAATAAAATGAGTACCAATTATGTAGATTGGTCTCCCAATGGCATTCGCGATGGCATCAGAAAAGTCCTGGGAGATGACACCTGGGGAGCGAATTTTAAAGGCATACCAGGTGGGAGAGATATAGGCAAAAATGTGGTCGACCAATATTATAATAAGGTTAACAATAAGTCAAATACTAACTGTGCGGCCTATGAAGATTTTAGGGAGCTGTTTATAAAAGAGAAAGATTTTGATGCTGTTAAAATCATGACTCCGGATCATTTGCATGGATATATTTCCATCGAAGCTATGAAACATGGCAAACAAGTAGTCATCCACAAACCCATCGCTAACAGAATGTACGAGGCCAAAAAGACGATCCAGACTGCGAAAGAAACCGGCATGAGCACCCATCTGCTTGCATGGGCAAAATTTAAAGGCCTTGAGCAGATCAATACCTGGATTCAGGAAGGACAGATCGGTGATCTTAAAGAAATACATAATTGGAGCAACAGGCCGGTATGGCCACAGTGGACCTCTAATCCGAGTGACACTCCTCCCGTCCCTGATGGCTTTAATTGGGACCTTTGGTTGGGCCCGGTACCCGATAGACCATATCATCCAAATTATACCTTTAATGTGTTCAGAGGATGGTATGATTTTGGAGGGGGTAGTATCGCGGACATGGGGCATTATAGTCTATGGCCGTTGTTTTTGACTATTGGCGTGGAGTCAGCTCCTCTGAGTGCAGAAGCGACAGGCACCACTACTAGTGCTATAGAAAATCAAGTATGCAAAGTGGTGCAGAATGAGGTAGCATTTCCATATTCTACTTCAGTTAAGTTTAAATTTCCGCGCCAAAGTAGATTGCCTGCCTTTGACTTGTTTTGGTATGATGGCGGTATCAGACCTTCTACACCGGAAGAAATGGGGGACACCAACCTCGAAAGAGAAGGCATGATGTTTAAAGGCGACCAGGGAATGATCACAGCAGGATTCAGGGGCGAAAACCCTAAGTTGATCAATAAGGACAATAAATTTAACAATGCCCCTTTGCCCAGAGAGACCTCCGATAGAAAGGATGATTATTGGATCGATGCCTTTAAGAATAAAAAAGAATCTCCCGGCAGTTTTTTGCTGGCGGGTCCGGTTACTGAAACGATATTACTCGGTGCAGTATCGATGAGAGCCAAAAAAAGATTGAAATACGATTCGGCGAGTATGAAAATCACGAATGACGAAGCTGCAAATAAGTATCTTTATAGAGAATACAGGAAAGGCTGGGAGCTTTAA